In Labrus bergylta chromosome 6, fLabBer1.1, whole genome shotgun sequence, the following proteins share a genomic window:
- the uhrf1 gene encoding E3 ubiquitin-protein ligase UHRF1, translating into MWIQVRTMDGKETHRVDSLSKLTKVDELRVKIFELFKVEPERQRLFYRGKQMEDGHTIFDYNVGLNDIVQLLVRQKMAPVDVVKSKDKEAELSDSDSGCGSTQSESDKNSTHGEVEAQTAGTSAQTNATELIDPGFGFYKVNEMVDARDLNMGAWFEAQIVNVTKTTKMPKEEATAPDEEEILYHVKYEDYPENGEIQLLKKDVRPRARTVYQWHQLEKGMVVMVNYNPDDPKERGYWYDAEIQRKRETRTLREIYAKIILGDAGDSLNDCRIMFLTEIYKIEVPGSLADTPAGSESPLKRSNGPECKHCKDDPQKKCQWCNCHICGIKQDPDKQLLCDECDMAYHIYCLNPPLTSIPDDEDWYCPGCRNDASEVVLAGEKLKESKKKSKMASASSSSQRDWGKGMACVGRTKQCTIVPSNHYGPIPGIPVGSLWKFRVQVSESGVHRPHVAGIHGRSNDGAFSLVLAGGYEDDVDDGNEFTYTGSGGRDLSGNKRTAEQSCDQTLTHMNRALALNCNVNVNDKNGAEAKNWKEGKPVRVVRSCKGRKHSKYSPEEGNRYDGIYKVVKYWPAKGKSGFLVWRYLLKRDDDEPAPWTRDGKDRIKKFGLTMQYPAGYQKEKENKNEVEEEENTAAAAATPSKAKRKRKSQGSESSKSPPAKTPKKTKVEVYKLTKEQKGFIKNDEPNKKLWDEAMESLSLGPKFLNKVEEMFLCICCQEVVFQPITTECQHNVCRECLQRSFKADVYTCPACRYDLGKNYSMAVNKPLQDILNQFFPGYSNGR; encoded by the exons ATGTGGATTCAAGTGCGCACAATGGATGGGAAGGAAACCCACCGGGTGGATTCCCTTTCCAAACTCACTAAGGTGGATGAGCTGCGTGTTAAAATCTTTGAGCTCTTCAAAGTAGAGCCAGAAAGGCAGAGGCTGTTTTACCGCGGCAAGCAG ATGGAGGATGGCCATACCATATTTGACTACAACGTGGGTCTGAATGACATAGTGCAGCTGCTTGTTAGACAGAAAATGGCCCCTGTTGATGTTGTCAAAAGCAAGGATAAAGAAGCTGAGCTCTCTGACTCTGATTCTGGTTGTGGCTCAACCCAGAGTGAGTCTGACAAAAATTCAACTCATGGGGAGGTAGAGGCTCAGACAGCCGGCACCTCTGCCCAGACAAACGCCACAGAGCTCATTGATCCAGGCTTTGGATTTTATAAG GTCAATGAGATGGTGGACGCCAGAGACCTGAACATGGGGGCATGGTTTGAGGCCCAGATTGTAAATGTGACTAAGACCACAAAGATGCCCAAAGAGGAGGCCACGGCGCCAGACGAAGAGGAGATACTGTACCATGTTAAATATGAGGA TTACCCAGAGAACGGGGAGATTCAGCTGCTGAAGAAGGATGTTCGACCGCGGGCCCGTACAGTGTACCAGTGGCACCAGTTGGAAAAGGGGATGGTCGTTATGGTGAACTACAACCCAGACGACCCCAAGGAGCGTGGCTACTGGTATGATGCAGAGATCCAGAGGAAAAGGGAGACGCGCACCCTGCGAGAGATCTATGCCAAGATCATTCTCGG tgatgCTGGTGACTCTCTGAATGACTGCCGGATCATGTTCTTGACTGAAATCTACAAAATCGAGGTGCCTGGTTCTCTAGCTGACACCCCTGCTGGATCTGAGAGTCCACTAAAAA gatcaaATGGACCTGAGTGCAAGCACTGTAAGGATGATCCCCAAAAAAAGTGTCAGTGGTGTAACTGCCATATCTGTGGCATTAAGCAGGATCCTGACAAACAACTGCTTTGTGATGAATGCGACATGGCCTATCACATCTACTGTCTGAACCCTCCACTCACCTCCATCCCAGATGATGAGGACTG GTATTGCCCAGGTTGTCGTAATGATGCTAGTGAAGTTGTGTTGGCTGGAGAGAAGCTGAAGGAGAGCAAGAAGAAATCCAAGATGGCTTCAGCGAGCTCCTCCAGCCAGAGGGACTGGGGCAAG GGAATGGCCTGTGTTGGTAGAACCAAGCAGTGCACCATCGTCCCATCCAACCACTACGGCCCGATCCCTGGCATCCCTGTTGGCTCCCTGTGGAAGTTCAGAGTGCAG GTTAGTGAGTCTGGCGTCCACAGGCCACATGTTGCTGGGATTCATGGCAGGAGCAATGATGGGGCCTTTTCATTGGTCCTGGCTGGAGGCTATGAGGATGATGTG GATGATGGCAACGAGTTCACTTACACTGGCTCTGGAGGGCGAGATCTTTCTGGCAACAAGAGGACTGCTGAGCAGTCTTGTGACCAGACACTTACCCACATGAATCG GGCGCTGGCTCTCAACTGCAACGTCAATGTCAACGACAAAAATGGAGCGGAGGCCAAGAACTGGAAGGAAGGCAAACCTGTTAGAGTTGTACGCAGCTGCAAGGGTCGCAAGCACAGCAAATACTCACCTGAGGAAGGAAACCGATATGATGGCATATATAAG GTGGTGAAGTACTGGCCAGCCAAGGGAAAGTCTGGCTTCCTGGTCTGGAGGTATCTGCTGAAGCGTGATGATGATGAGCCGGCACCGTGGACCAGAGACGGCAAAGACCGCATCAAAAAGTTCGGCCTCACAATGCAG TATCCTGCTGGTTAtcaaaaagagaaggagaacaaAAATGaagtagaggaagaggagaatacagcagctgcagcagcaacacCCAGCAAggcaaagaggaagagaaaatctcAGGGTAGtg AATCCTCAAAGAGCCCACCAGCAAAGACTCCTAAGAAAACTAAGGTAGAGGTGTATAAGCTCACCAAGGAGCAGAAAGGCTTCATCAAGAATGACGAGCCAAACAAGAAGCTGTGGGACGAAGCCATGGAGTCACTGTCACTTGGACCG AAATTCTTAAACAAAGTGGAAGAAATGTTCCTCTGCATTTGCTGCCAAGAAGTGGTCTTTCAGCCCATCACCACAGAGTGCCAACACAATGTCTGCAGG GAATGCCTTCAGCGGTCCTTCAAAGCAGATGTGTACACCTGCCCGGCCTGCAGGTACGACCTGGGCAAAAACTACTCCATGGCCGTCAACAAACCCCTGCAAGACATTCTTAATCAGTTTTTCCCAGGCTACAGCAATGGACGATGA